One stretch of Rhizoctonia solani chromosome 8, complete sequence DNA includes these proteins:
- a CDS encoding nuclear transport factor 2, which produces MDAQAGSHATVARSDVDIANRGAADFLRLYYRAYDAPYRTDTVPRFYRPTSNITWNGTPVSGTDEMRQLLEAMPRSDHDVQSYDCHPIPGSSVPGPQPRPPSLLVTVTGTVRHGPPPQPNPATAAKKPVFDNEPRVFNQTFILIPDETAAGGEPKYFVKADSLRFVG; this is translated from the exons ATGGATGCACAAGCAGGCTCTCATGCAACGGTCGCACGCTCCGA TGTCGATATTGCCAACCGTGGCGCGGCTGATTTTTTGAGACTTTATTATCGGGCGTACGACGCACCTTACAGGACGGAT ACGGTACCAAGGTTCTACCGCCCCACATCAAATATAACATGGAACGGAACGCCTGTATCTGGGACGGACGAGATGCGACAGCTCTTGGAGGCCATGCCTCGCTCGGACCATGATGTACAGTCATACGATTGCCATCCTATACCTG GTTCGAGTGTTCCTGGGCCACAACCACGCCCACCCTCGTTGCTGGTAACAGTGACAGGAACCGTGCGGCACGGTCCACCGCCCCAGCCCAAtccagcaacagcagccaaAAAACCAGTTTTCGATAATGAGCCAAGGGTGTTTAATCAGACGTTTATTCTTATTCCCGACGAGACTGCTGCGGGTGGCGAACCCAAGTATTTTGTCAAGGCAGATTCGTTGCGTTTTGTCGGATGA
- a CDS encoding high osmolarity signaling protein SHO1, whose product MAQGGGYDFRPIITHYLFLVTFLLAFAGWFTAFIGQAASTSQYGNVFVGSLWFAIFLELFLILGVLHTLATDTIAMHRLQISVFGAVAIVFSVEGVNRGIYSDFSSLQAMGAGWLILSFVNILWVLYFTAEEDSTVLNTLDSLGSGSGLTPAGRSDRGGPRRRGHGHTQSMTRSSNGYTGAGKEEHMGMSGITPIHTGGGGGGGGMRQTSPGSMTGGGRSFGEDSHHRAASPSTPLMSNAVPPGSGAAAGPGLGNDPEQGGPGGNYAYKARALYAYNASPDDPSEISFAKGEILDIVDNNGKWWQARKADGTTGIVPSNYLQLV is encoded by the exons ATGGCGCAAGGAGGCGGATATGACTTCAGACCCATCATCACCCATTACTTGTTTCTAGTCACCTTTTTACTCGCATTT GCCGGGTGGTTTACGGCGTTCATTGGCCAGGCGGCTTCAACATCTCAGT ACGGTAATGTATTTGTGGGCTCATTATGGTTCGCCATATT CCTTGAGCTATTCCTCATCCTGGGTGTCTTGCACACACTTGCCACGGATACCATTGCGATGCACCGTCTACAG ATTTCCGTGTTTGGAGCAGTTGCCATCGTATTCTCTGTAGAGGGCGTGAACCGAGGCATCTATAGCGACTTTTCTTCACTCCAAGCAATGGGCGCAGGATGGCTCATTCTATCTTTCGTAAAC ATCCTCTGGGTGTTGTACTTTACAGCCGAAGAAGACTCCACAGTTCTCAACACCCTTGATTCGCTCGGCTCGGGATCGGGGTTGACCCCAGCTGGGCGATCTGACAGGGGCGGACCCCGTCGACGAGGGCACGGACACACTCAATCCATGACCCGATCCTCAAATGGATACACCGGAGCTGGAAAGGAGGAGCACATGGGCATGAGCGGTATCACTCCGATTCACACCGGCGGAGGCGGCGGTGGAGGAGGCATGAGGCAGACTAGCCCAGGAAGCATGACAGGCGGAGGGCGTAGTTTCGGTGAGGATTCACATCATCGTGCGGCGTCTCCCAGTACGCCGCTCATGAGCAACGCAGTCCCACCTGGCTCGGGCGCTGCGGCCGGACCAGGATTAGGAAACGATCCAGAACAGGGAGGACCTGGTGGAAATTATGCGTACAAGGCTCGCGCGTTGTATGCGTACAACGCCAGTCCGGATGATCCATCCGAGATTTCATTCGCTAAAGGAGAGATTTTGGATATTGTGGATaataatggaaaatggtGGCAGGCCAGGAAGGCGGATGGAACTACCGGCA TTGTTCCGTCGA ATTACTTGCAACTCGTTTAG
- a CDS encoding epoxide hydrolase: MAAYNEIKPFTISIPDSELDQLHQKLELTRLPDELDLPPGQEWDWGIPLAVLKPVLEYWRIKYDWRAVEERINQSLPQFTTYVESKRHGEQEVHFVHKRSKNPGAIPLIFVSKIIEELVNPKDPKLPSFHVVAPSLPGYVFSQRANTPGMNVIGTAYVFDKLMQKLGYKHYVAQGGDWGALVCQAFAIYHQDTCLAIHTNFSVSFPRPLKNPILTLKTILGLYPKDERDGLKKSQQSDAETGYQKIQGTRPQTLAVGLTDSPVGLLAWIGEKLYAWTDDYPWTPEEWITWTMLYWVNGPAASLRYYKENSIVEPSKDPELQEELSKMRTLSSPTLFGFSWFPKDLYTFPVEWAGIGRNYVYSNKHNRGGHFAAWEVPELLVGDIQSFVTLALDKETRLLNAS, translated from the exons ATGGCCGCATATAACGAAATTAAACCTTTTACCATATCTATTCCGGATAGCGAGCTTGATCAGCTGCATCAAAAGCTTGAGCTCACTAGACTACCCGACGAGCTCGATCTTCCCCCTGGTCAAGAGTGGGACTGGGGTATCCCCCTCGCAGTTCTCAAGCCAGTTCtcgagtactggcgcataaAGTACGACTGGAGGGCCGTCGAAGAGCGTATCAATCAGTCGCTGCCACAGTTCACGACTTATGTCGAGTCGAAGAGACACGGCGAGCAAGAAGTGCACTTTGTACACAAGAGGTCGAAAAATCCGGGTGCGATACCATTGATATTC GTATCCAAAATAATCGAGGAGCTAGTCAATCCTAAGGATCCCAAGCTTCCATCATTTCACGTCGTTGCGCCCTC ACTTCCTGGCTATGTATTCTCCCAACGGGCGAATACCCCGGGAATGAACGTCATTGGCACTGCGTATGTCTTCGACAAGTTGATGCAAAAGTTGGGGTATAAGCATTATGTTGCACAGGGAGGAGATTG GGGTGCGTTGGTTTGCCAGGCCTTCGCGATTTACCATCAAGATACATGTCTTGCTATTCACACCAACTTTTCGGTCTCTTTCCCAAGGCCTTTGAAGAATCCGATACTAACTCTGAAGACTATACTCGGATTGTATCCTAAGGACGAAAGAGATGGACTCAAGAAATCACAGCAGTCCGATGCAGAAACAGGATACCAAAAAATTCAGGGCACCAGACCCCAG ACTCTAGCTGTGGGGCTCACTG ACAGTCCCGTAGGTTTACTTGCTTGGATTGGGGAAAAGTTGTATGCCTGGACGGACGACTACCCATGGACCCCTGAGGAATGGATTACATGGACTATGCT CTACTGGGTTAACG GTCCTGCGGCGAGTTTGAGGTACTACAAAGAAAACTCGATCGTTGAACCTTCTAAAGATCCCGAGCTACAAGAAGAGCTCAGTAAGATGCGTACCTTATCGTCTCCAACACTGTTTGGATTCTCGTGGTTCCCAAAGGACTTATATACTTTCCCAGTGGA ATGGGCTGGCATTGGCCGGAACTACGTGTACTCTAACAAGCATAATAGAGGCGGACACTTTGCCGCATGGGAAGT GCCCGAGCTCCTTGTGGGTGATATCCAGAGTTTTGTCACACTCGCACTTGATAAAGAGACCCGCTTACTGAATGCGTCATAA
- a CDS encoding Zinc metalloprotease, with protein sequence MMKRSLRAASQRLTSRPLSSSSVYVPPPVQITTLPNKVRVATESTPGHFGALGVYVDAGSRYESPRMSGCSHILDRMAWKSTHTRTADSVSEQIDALGGQFLCSSSRETIMYQASHFTHDAPAALSIISDTIQNSLFLPEELDAQRDAAAYEVREVNAKPEMILPEIIHTVAYRDNTLGNPLLCPEERIDQIDGPLLKEFVRTWFRPERMVVAGAGIPHEELVELAQKHFGDISVPAAAPQKVPTHLLNSSKSQQQPSLYKSLTTAATSFLHNPSEPSFSNLAHARANYTGGHVFIPRPDLDLTHMYVAFEGVPIHDPDIYALATMQILLGGGGSFSAGGPGKGMYSRLYTHILNHHPQIDHCAAFHHIYTDSSLFGINTALHPSTTPSQVLPVIAHQFSMLLYKNVPAAELQRAKNQLKSSLVMALESRAVEVEDLGRQVLVHGRKIGVDEMCDKIDNVGPADMRRVAGRVFGESGSRASVIVMGAEDVKDPVGVLKSYGVGKS encoded by the exons ATGATGAAGCGGAGTCTCAGAGCAGCTTCTCAACGTCTCACGTCACGGCCTctgtcttcctcttcagTATATGTT CCTCCCCCAGTCCAAATTACTACGCTGCCCAACAAAGTCCGAGTTGCCACCGAGTCTACACCGGGTCACTTTGGAGCTTTAGGAGTCTATGTCGATGCTGGGTCACGTTATGAAAGCCCGAGGATGTCAGGCTGTAGTCACATACTGGACCGCATGGCATGGAAG AGTACGCACACCCGAACAGCTGACTCTGTCTCTGAGCAAATCGATGCATTAGGAGGACAGTTTCTCTGCTCCTCCTCCCGCGAGACGATCATGTACCAGGCTTCGCACTTTACCCATGACGCACCGGCCGCACTCTCCATCATCTCAGATACCATTCAAAACTCGCTTTTCCTACCGGAAGAACTAGACGCACAACGAGACGCAGCTGCCTACGAAGTTCGGGAAGTGAACGCCAAACCTGAGATGATATTGCCCGAGATTATACACACAGTTGCTTATCGGGATAATACGCTCGGCAACCCACTATTGTGTCCCGAAGAAAGGATCGACCAGATTGATGGTCCATTACTGAAGGAGTTTGTCAGGACTTGGTTTAGGCCCGAGCGTATGGTCGTTGCGGGTGCTGGTATACCCCACGAAGAACTGGTAGAGCTCGCCCAAAAGCATTTTGGAGATATATCGGTTCCTGCGGCCGCCCCCCAAAAGGTCCCCACGCATTTACTCAACTCTTCCAAGTCTCAACAACAACCTTCATTATACAAGAGCTTGACGACGGCAGCGACGTCGTTCCTGCACAACCCTTCCGAACCATCATTCTCAAACCTTGCTCACGCCCGAGCCAACTACACTGGAGGACACGTCTTCATCCCACGCCCAGATCTCGACCTCACCCACATGTACGTCGCATTTGAAGGTGTACCGATCCACGATCCCGATATCTACGCACTTGCCACGATGCAAATCCTTCTCGGTGGCGGCGGCTCGTTCTCAGCTGGCGGGCCAGGAAAGGGCATGTACTCGAGGTTATACACCCATATCCTCAATCACCACCCTCAAATCGACCATTGTGCGGCTTTCCATCACATTTACACCGACTCGAGTTTGTTTGGCATCAATACTGCATTGCACCCCAGCACAACGCCATCTCAAGTCCTTCCCGTGATCGCGCACCAGTTCTCTATGCTTCTGTATAAGAATGTCCCAGCTGCCGAGCTTCAACGCGCTAAGAACCAACTCAAGTCTTCGCTGGTAATGGCGCTCGAGTCGCGCGCTGTGGAAGTCGAGGATCTGGGCCGACAAGTGCTGGTGCATGGCCGCAAGATTGGTGTAGATGAGATGTGTGATAAGATTGATAACGTTGGGCCTGCTGATATGCGGCGCGTTGCTGGAAGAGTGTTTGGCGAAAGCGGATCGAGGGCAAGTGTGATCGTTATGGGCGCGGAGGATGTGAAGGACCCAGTTGGGGTTTTGAAGAGCTATGGCGTTGGGAAAAGTTGA
- a CDS encoding cell division control protein 31: MSLYSSAQKAKRRTQHTRPELSDEQKQEIKEAFELFDTDKDGAIDYHELKVAMRALGFELKKAEVLKILRDHDKTGHNLMEFDDFAKIMSERILARDPMEEIRRAFQLFDDDGTHKISIRNLRRVAKELGEQLDDDELQAMIDEFDLDQDGEINEQEFFAIMTDDA, from the exons ATGTCGCTCTACTCGTCTGCCCAAAAAGCCAAGCGCCGAACACAACACACTCGCCCAGAACTATCCGATGAACAAAAACAAGAAATAAAAGAAGCCTTTGAGCTATTCGATACGGACAAGGACGGCGCAATCGACTATCATGAGTTAAAAGTCGCGATGCGTGCGCTCGGGTTCGAGCTGAAAAAGGCCGAAGTATTGAAGATTCTACGGGACCATGACAAGACGGGACATAACTTGATGGAGTTTGATGATTTTGCGAAGATCA TGAGCGAACGGATACTCGCACGAGACCCGATGGAAGAAATTCGCCGGGCCTTCCAGCTCTTTGACGATGATGGAACCCACAAGATCAGTATAAGGAATTTGAGGCGTGTGGCGAAAGAACTGGGCGAACAATTGGATGACGACGAATT GCAAGCAATGATAGACGAGTTCGATCTAGACCAAGACGGCGAGATCAACGAACAGGAATTCTTTGCCATTATGACAGACGACGCTTAG
- a CDS encoding C2H2 zinc finger, which produces MSTMSLARRRIDIQSLTNPAPPDDDWRRNLPTESGLRASLTATSPPHNKIVWDTPPLAMRKVDEDYEAEADEGQVKIVPGEEVDEHQSEGDESSRSASASASCTRSPSSSPRMSAPTGRWAWPRIPNPHPSLLSAAQAIPGEIGPVRGRRDRDSSARSAVALPPQRTRTAAPVPVEGLTKKSRGRRVPTAASTVPDGDVVFQAGKDGEKMTRMFACTVESIHHLSLISPELIRISLQFRLMVVESVFIVGSILSAISGASIPMNDVLTTRLSPAHSCPEPDCLKTFSRHDNLIQHMKTHGRILPVLLPGESSSRESLQQATAYRYYRPQSDVEPESEDDIGAKSEEAETMDVDQDSNSAKESAAAPQLPLVFQSGVIAGPGAVSPLQPGRSRHTSERSVGSPQGELQCPHDCGKTFRRGEHLRRHIKGIHLAERPHACPHPGCGKTFSRHDNLMQHAKRHARPVDSRKRKRVQSAQPAEAIDELEPDAEAEPEHDFESEDEC; this is translated from the exons ATGAGCACCATGAGCCTTGCACGCCGCCGCATCGACATCCAGAGCCTGACCAACCCAGCACCTCCCGATGATGACTGGCGCCGCAACTTGCCTACCGAATCCGGACTCCGTGCGAGCCTCACTGCCACTTCCCCGCCGCACAACAAGATTGTCTGGGACACTCCCCCCCTAGCGATGCGCAAAGTGGACGAAGACTACGAGGCAGAGGCCGACGAGGGCCAAGTCAAGATTGTTCCTGGCGAAGAGGTCGACGAACACCAGTCTGAAGGCGATGAGAGCTCCCGCTCAGCATCTGCCAGTGCCAGCTGCACCCGCTCCCCATCCTCATCTCCAAGGATGTCGGCGCCTACCGGTCGTTGGGCCTGGCCCCGTATTCCCAACCCCCACCCCTCGCTGCTCAGCGCGGCCCAGGCGATCCCTGGTGAGATCGGCCCTGTGCGTGGTCGTCGAGACCGTGACAGCTCTGCACGCTCGGCCGTTGCCTTGCCTCCACAGAGAACCCGTACAGCAGCCCCCGTCCCGGTCGAAGGTCTCACCAAAAAATCGCGTGGCAGAAGGGTCCCCACTGCGGCCAGCACCGTCCCAGACGGAGATGTCGTCTTTCAGGCGGGCAAAGACGGCGAGAAAATGACAAGAATGTTTGCATGCACCGTTGAGTCTATTCACCACTTAAGTTTGATCTCTCCGGAGCTGATTCGCATTTCGCTTCAATTTAGGTTGATGGTTGTGGAAAGTGTTTTCATCGTGGGGAGCATCTTAAGCGCCATATCAGGAGCATCCATACCAATGAACGAC GTTCTTACCACACGACTTTCTCCAGCCCACTCGTGTCCAGAGCCCGATTGCCTCAAGACCTTTAGCAG ACATGACAACCTCATTCAGCATATGAAAACCCATGGTCGAATATTACCCGTTTTGCTACCGGGAGAATCTAGTTCGCGAGAATCCCTCCAACAAGCAACCGCGTATCGCTACTACCGTCCTCAGAGCGACGTGGAGCCTGAGAGCGAGGATGACATCGGCGCCAAGTCTGAAGAGGCCGAGACTATGGATGTTGATCAGGACTCTAATTCTGCTAAAGAGAGTGCTGCAGCCCCTCAGTTGCCGCTCGTCTTCCAGTCTGGGGTGATTGCCGGTCCTGGCGCGGTTTCCCCGCTTCAACCTGGGCGATCACGTCACACCAGCGAGCGGAGCGTAGGGTCCCCACAGGGAGAGTTGCAGTGTCCG CACGATTGCGGAAAAACTTTTAGAAGGGGCGAACATTTGAGGAGGCACATCAAGGGAATTCATCTCGCCGAACGAC CGCACGCGTGTCCACATCCTGGTTGCGGCAAGACATTCAGTCG GCACGACAACTTGATGCAACACGCCAAACGTCATGCGCGGCCCGTTGACAGCCGTAAGCGCAAACGCGTGCAAAGCGCCCAGCCGGCAGAAGCCATCGATGAGCTGGAGCCCGACGCTGAGGCCGAACCCGAGCACGATTTTGAGAGCGAGGACGAATGCTGA